One segment of Coffea arabica cultivar ET-39 chromosome 7c, Coffea Arabica ET-39 HiFi, whole genome shotgun sequence DNA contains the following:
- the LOC113698189 gene encoding putative UDP-rhamnose:rhamnosyltransferase 1: protein MAAEAKKLHVVVFPWLAFGHMIPFLELAKSIAQKGHRVTFVSTPRNVDRLPEIPSTLISQLNYLKLPLPQIANLPENAEATTDLPITKVHCLKKAYDGLQIEVAQFLETTLPDWLIYDFASHSLPSMVGKLGISLAFFSSMNAWSAAFFGSAKTFHTRTKPEDFLVPPKWVPFPSKVAFRRHELMRMDAGNVENASGVSDWDRVAEALIGCDAILVRSCRELESDWLDLTEKMHEKPVITVGLMPPSARDREDDGDDTWHTISGWLNRHGKESVIYVALGTEVAPSQEELTELATGLELSGLPFFWALRKKEGLSEFESLELPDGFEERVKERGIVWTSWTPQLRVLAHDSVGGFLTHCGWSSVIEGLQNGRPLVMLPFQLDQGLNARALEEKMVGIEVPRDEDDGSLSRDSVAESLRLVMADQKGQVYRDKAKEMKLIFGDKDLQEKYEDNLIEYLEKIRGLI, encoded by the coding sequence ATGGCTGCTGAAGCAAAGAAGCTTCACGTAGTAGTGTTCCCATGGCTGGCCTTTGGTCACATGATTCCATTTCTTGAGCTAGCCAAATCAATTGCTCAAAAGGGGCATAGAGTCACCTTTGTATCCACCCCACGAAACGTCGATCGCCTCCCAGAAATCCCATCAACCTTAATCTCCCAACTCAATTACCTCAAACTTCCTCTACCTCAAATTGCAAATCTGCCTGAAAATGCCGAGGCTACGACTGATTTGCCTATAACCAAGGTCCATTGCCTTAAGAAAGCCTATGATGGTCTCCAAATTGAGGTAGCTCAATTTCTTGAGACCACTCTACCTGATTGGTTGATTTACGATTTTGCCTCTCATTCGCTGCCATCGATGGTTGGTAAACTTGGTATTTCACTTGCCTTCTTCTCTTCCATGAATGCATGGTCCGCCGCTTTCTTTGGATCAGCAAAAACCTTTCACACTCGAACTAAGCCCGAAGATTTCTTGGTCCCACCCAAGTGGGTCCCATTCCCGTCAAAGGTGGCGTTTCGTCGTCATGAGTTAATGCGGATGGATGCTGGCAACGTAGAGAACGCCTCCGGCGTATCGGACTGGGACCGTGTGGCGGAGGCTCTGATCGGTTGCGACGCGATTCTGGTCAGGAGTTGTCGAGAACTCGAAAGTGATTGGCTGGATCTAACGGAAAAGATGCATGAAAAGCCTGTGATAACCGTGGGCTTGATGCCGCCGTCGGCACGAGATAGAGAAGATGACGGGGATGACACGTGGCATACGATTAGTGGGTGGCTAAACCGGCATGGAAAAGAATCTGTAATCTACGTAGCACTGGGGACCGAGGTGGCACCGAGTCAAGAAGAACTAACCGAGTTAGCTACTGGGCTAGAGCTTTCCGGATTGCCCTTCTTCTGGGCTCTGAGGAAAAAGGAGGGTCTAAGTGAGTTTGAATCGCTTGAGTTGCCGGATGGGTTCGAGGAACGAGTTAAAGAAAGAGGAATTGTGTGGACGAGTTGGACACCTCAACTCAGGGTCTTAGCCCATGACTCAGTGGGAGGCTTTTTAACTCATTGTGGATGGAGTTCAGTTATAGAGGGACTTCAAAATGGGAGGCCACTAGTGATGCTGCCCTTCCAACTGGACCAAGGGTTGAATGCTAGAGCCTTAGAAGAGAAAATGGTGGGAATTGAAGTGCCAAGAGATGAAGACGACGGCTCACTGAGTAGAGACTCGGTAGCTGAGTCACTCAGGTTGGTAATGGCAGATCAAAAGGGGCAGGTTTACAGAGACAAGGCTAAggaaatgaaattgattttcGGTGATAAGGACTTGCAAGAAAAATACGAAGACAACCTGATTGAGTATCTGGAAAAGATTAGAGGTCTGATTTAG